GACGATGCTGGCTAAGGTGACCCACTCCAGCAGGTTAAGCTCGGTGGTGGCCTCTTGATAGCGGGGTAGGGCCACGGCTTCGAAGCGATCTAGCATCTGTTGCACGATGGCCTCAGGGGTGACACCTGCTATGGGCAGCTGATAGGTATCTGGGTAGAGCAACCCTTCTAGGTGGGGCAGGTCGTCGGGTAGCCAAGGGTATCGATGGCGAGGAAGCTGCTGGGTTGCTGCGAGGAAGGCAGCGGCAGGAAAGAAACCCTCCGCCTCGAAGAACTCTGCCATCTGCTGTCGCGACCAGCCTTCGGGAATTGTGAAGGTTTGCTGCAGTACCTCCCCTTGCCAAATCTGGGTTGCGATCGCACCTAAAGGTTGACTGGGCGTCAGGGCATAGGTACCCGCCTGAAAGGCTCCCTGGGGCTGACGCAACCGCTGCCAGCGGGCCCAAAGGTCCCAGGCCAACGCCGAGCGAATCAAGCCGGCCGCCTCTAAATCCTCACCAATCTGCTGGCCAGACGTCCCCCTAGGAATATGGATTTGAATAGCGGTGTCAGCGTCAGCCTCCACAGGGGCACTGGCCCAACTCCACCAAGCCCACCCCTGCCAACCAGCTACGGCTACCGCTGCCGGGAGTAACAGGCTGTAGAAAATGGCTCTCGATAGGGTTTGGGAACGCATAGGCACAGCCACAGGGCAGGGTTAATCTAACACGTCAAACAGTTTATCCTCTAACTGGGTTCGAATTCGCTGGAACTCTTCAGGCGAAACAATCTCCATCTGACCCCAGGCATTGCGATGGGCGCAGATGAGGAGGGGATCGCTGGGGGTGCAGATGGTATACTCCTCATCCTGGTGGAAAAACGTGGCCAAAATTTGAAAGTCTTCAGTGGCCCCGTCCAAGGCAGTGCCCCACTCATCTAACTCCAGGGTGAGACAGTCATCATCATTGGCTTCAGGAATCTCACCAGCCGCCGTTAGGGTAATGGCAGTATGCTGCAAGGTTAGGTTCTGCTCCGCCAGCACGGCCCGGGCGGTGGGAAATAGCGTGTCAATATCCTCTTCTTCCACGTCCATCAGCACTTCATCCCCGTCTGACTGTCGCCAGACAAAGATTTCAATGGGAGCATCCACTGGTAAGAGCAGTAAATAACGTTGCCCGTCTACGTCAAAGGTTTGTTCAATGGAACAGGGCAGCGAACGACCGTCCTCGTCCATCAGCAATACTTGCTCGTCGTAGGCCTCGTTCACATCATCCTCCATCCTGACTCTGGCTTGGGTAATCAGGCCCTCACACTGGCGGCAAGGCCCCGGATGACCGGGAAGGCTCGGTACGTCGTTGATCTAGCCACTGTTGCAAAATGATTGCAGCAGCCTTGCGGTCAATCAACGCCTTATGGCGAGAGGGCGAGCGCTTGTCTCCCCGGATCAGCTGTTCCGCCTCCACGGAGGTGAGGCGCTCATCCACATAGTCTACGGGTAGTTGCAACACTGCCGATAGTCGCTGGGCGAATGCTTGCACCCGACGAGCTTGAGCTCCCATCTCACCTCCCATGGTGTAGGGCAACCCTACCACTAATACGGTGACCGCTCGCGACTCTACCAGGGAGCGCAACTCCTGCACGACTCGATCGAAGGAGGTGCGCTCTACGGTTGTGAGGCCAGTGGCAATTAACCCGGTGCGATCGCATCCAGCCACACCAATGCGTCGCTTACCCACATCCAGCCCCAACGCAGAGACCTCAGCCGAGCCCAAAGGGTTTGCCATAGAGAACGCGAACCTACGTTGACACAGCCTTAGACGTTACTCCCTAGAGCCATCGGCGGAAGCATCGGGCTCAGAGGCATCGTGGTCTGACGAGCGTCCCCAGCGATCTCGCTGTCGTCGGAAGGGCGCTACCTGCGACGGTAACGATAGTGGCCACTCCTCCGACCAAGACATCCGCCCCGGCACCGGCTTACCCGCTGGTTGTAGACCAGATAGCACATCAGAGAGCTGTAACCCTTCTAATGTCACCGGCTTGGTTTCCCGCATCTTGTGCCATACTGAGCGGGACATCAGCAGCGTGTGATCCTGAGGCACTGCCTGGGTTCTAACTAGATACTCCTCCCGCTCTGGCTGATAGTCCAAGGACGTGACCTGTAGAGACTGAGACGGGAATGGCTGCAATACCCGGGCCATTTGTGTCATCAACTCAGGGTACAACCAGGTATAGGCCGGATGCACTGTCAAATCTGCCCGGTGGGGATGCTGACCATCCCGATCGATCACCAGCTTAAAATGGCCAATTGCTGCCTTGCGCTGAGGTTCAAACACATAGGCATTCAGGACTTCATTGCGTTGCCACCAATTGGTCAGCCCCGCTGCGAGCAACTGCAAGACATTCGTCTTAAAATCTTGAATCTGATGGTCAAATACCTGCCTCACCAACGGGGGCATGGCTGCCGTATCCAACTGGTAGAGAAGCTGGGCATCGGCATTGCTGACCGGCAACAAATTCGGTAAGTCCGGTTCCCGGCCGCCCAAATCCGCTAGCTGTTCGGCCCCGATGGACCAATACGTCACCTGAGCCAAAGGCTGAAATCCATTCTGACGGTAGAGTGCCAGAGCCGCCTTACTATTGACATTCGTTTCGATGATCCAGGTACGGGCCTCCCAAATTGTCTCGAAGCAGTACCGCAGCAGCCGTGAGCCGATATCTCCGAAGAAGGTGGGGGCGCCAGTAGGCACAACTGAGCGATTGACGACTACCCGATCCACTTGCCAAGTACTACGAGTCCGATTAAACGGAGACACTTGGATCAGGCCGCATAACTGACCCTGACGCTCTGCTACAAAAGCGGAAAACAGATGCTGCCAGGGATTAGGGAAAAGACTTAAGACCTTCAACGGTCCGTACCACCGCCGTACCTGCTCCAGACGTTGAATCGTCTCTAAAGACGCCACCATTTCTCCGGCGTCAACAACATCCGCGGTCCACTGCCTCAGCTCATCTAAATCTCGATACTGGAGTGGACGAATTGTCAGCGCAGCGTCTGTAAAGGTCGAATGGGCCATAAAACTATCTATCTATACTATGCCACTGGAAACCTTGCTATTTATTTTAACCATTTCAGAGCAGTAACCCAGCATTGCCCCCCTGACTCGGCCGAACTCACCCGCCGCCTGACGACAGAGGTTGGCCGATGGTTTGAATTACGTTGCTGCGTCAGACCAGGCGGTGTAGGGATGCCGGGCCAGATTGACGTTAAAATAACGCGGATCGTGGGACACTTCTGGCCCCAACCAGCTTGGGTATTGTAAGGTCTGGTTTTCCTGTGTGAGCTCGACTTCGGCTAGAATCAGGCCTTGATTTGCTCCTAGGAACTCATCGATCTGCCAAATTAGATCCTCTAACTCAATGCGAGTACGCCATTTCTCAATCAAGGGAGGATCACACAGGATATCGAGTATCGCCATGGCCTCATCGTGGGGGATAGGATACTCAAACTCGCTGCGAGTTACCCCGGCGGTAGGTCCCTTCAAGGTTAAATAGCCTTGTTGGCCAACGACCCGAATCCTTACTGTACGTGCATCTGTGGTAGGAATGTAGCCCTGACGGTAGAGCACTCTTTGCCCTTGCGAACGCCAGCCATCCCCAGTGACTAAGAATTTGCGCTCAATTTCCTGGGCCATGGCAGCAATGCTCGCCTCTACAGATAGGACCACCGCTACAAAGCGGTATGCGATCGCAAGCCAGATAGCTCCCGAGTCTAGGATGCCATGGCCATGGTCCCCAACTATTTGACCGGTTCCACATTATAGAAAATCGTCCAATTAAGAGGGTTCTTCAATCGATAGGACTGGCCCCTGAGAATCAGGCTAACAGCCACTCGGGTCTTCAGATGAACTCTCAGCAAATAGTACCCGTCAGCAGCAGCATAGTGCTCCGCATCCTGCTTCACCATACAGGCTTCCTTGCGGTAGCGGCCTGCCCCACTGACTATGATTAGGATTGGATACTCGATCCGATGCTCCTGGGGCAACCGAAAAATACCATAGACACAATGCCGACCTTGCCAGGGTCTAGCGAAGACAGCGATGGGATGGCTTTGAAAGATTTCCCTATCGGCATCTAGAAACGAGATGTCGCTACATTGGGGATTCAGGAGAGCCTTCAGGGCCGCAACCATGAACAGGCACCTATTCTTTTATGTTTTTCAAGAGAGACGGGTCCTTGAGATCATGGTGTAATCCATAATTATGGATGGCAAATTGAATTTGCAATATCAGCCGGTCTTGGCTTAAGGGTCGGGTTGCCTTATGGTAGCAAAAGGTATCTTCAGCGAATCCAAACCCCCTAGGACCCAGAATAGAAATCACATTTTCGGATCCGTAGCAGGCGATAATATCCTCATCCTTACGACGTTTCACCGGCCAGAGAATTTGAGGGAGAGTTTTGTTGGTGTGGCTGCCACGAACACAGACATGAGGACCGCCATTCTCATCTACATCGGTCAGATAAAAGAAGAATCTGAGACAGGCATAGTCATCTAGATCATAGTGAAAGAAGGTGATCGTCTTGTTAGAATCGTAAGGGTTTGCATCTTCAACAACGAAATTCCACCATAGTCGGCTGCCAGTGAAAATGGGATCGGCATCCAGATATCTAGCCGCAATTTCAACTAGTTTTGGATCTTCGGCCAATGTCTTTATGGCTGGACATAGCAAACTCGTGTTAAAGTACTGCGCTGTGAATAGCGTAGTCTCGCAGTTAAGCTCATCTTTCTCGGAATAGAGAAATCCTAGCCGAGGATTCAAATTTCCATAACAGGAAGTGGAATAGGCGAATTCTAGTATCTCTTGCAGAATATGATCTGGCAAAGTCACACCAAGACGCAATCCATCTTCTTTTAAGGTGTCTGCGATGTCAACTGCGTTGACCTCATTAAAATTTGAAGCGTCAGATTGAGATAAATGCTGTTGGAGATTTGCCTGATTGGCCATCTTCCTGACGATAGAACGAATCCAACCAAATCTTCCGGCGATGGCCATTAAAAACCATCTAGGATTTTTACGCATTTTATCTAAATATTTAGTGAGTCTCAGGAAGACTTCGATATAGAGCCCTCTGAAAAAAAGAGTCTCTCTCCTAGTTGCAGACATGGTCGAAATCCTCATGTCAGGCTTCAAAAACATGACTGAAATTAATCTTCTCGAGATTTAAAACTTCTATCACCAAGAGGAGTCAAGGCGACTGATCACTTGGACTCAAATTCAAGATTGACCTTGGCTCTAGGAGCTATCTTTCAGATGCGTCAAAATATGTCTTGGTATATGCCTTGGTAGACCCATTTCCCTTTCTTACGAGAGATCATGGCTCATGGTGTAGGGGCTGTCAGGCTGATATTTTATTTTCACAAAAACTTTATCGGAGATTGAGATTCTGTTTAAGTACTGGGGTACCGTAATTACATCGCTCAGCCAGTGTTTCCTGCATGGAGTCCTAGGGTGCTTTAACATGCGGCAATGGTTGACTGGCTGTCTTTTGACGTGGGTAGTAGGGGTAGCCATACTGAATGTGTAGATATGGCGTTGGCCAGTCAGCTTAGGGCATGACTGATCGCCCAATGGCCCAGTCTAGGGAGGCGGACTGGCTCGCCACCGCACAAAACATTGTGGCGGTGGCTATAACAATAGCCGCTTGCGGCTGATTCTCTAGTTCAATGAGTGGGAAGGCTTCGCCGCCTTCCCACTTTTTTAAGGTTTCCCCTTTTACTTGGGCGTACTGGGCTGACTGGCTCAGAGGATATTTGGAAAGTACCCTGCAACCTTGCTCCAGACTGGATTCTGGCCAACAGAGTCATACACTCTAAAACGCTTACCCTGCAGGGCTTTCAGCCGAGTTTTCAAATGTCCTCTCAGGCTAGATTATTCTCGCTCCAGGCGAGTCTGCAGTTCAGTCTTGACGCGGTTCAGGATGGACTGCTCGTCTAAGGAATTGAGAATGCGGCTAACCACAGCTTTTGGCCCCTCAGGCCCCCAAGTGGCTCCATTGACCAGATAGGCCTTGGCTACTTGACCAATGCCATAGGTGGAGACCCCTGCCACGGCAGCTTGGGTCAAGGCTACGGAGAGATAGGGCGGTAAGGAGAGGCCACCGGTGGCTATGGTTGAGAGCCCTAGCAATCCTTTGAGGGAACTGAGGCCAAAGGTAACCAAGAGTTCGCTGGCAGGGAGTCCGCCTAACCCTAAAGCCATCTGTCGCAGCAGATTCAGCGCGCCGGTTTGAGTCATGGGTAAGCCGTAGAGCCGGGACAGGGTAGTAATCAAGGCCACGTCTACTGCGGCCCCACCTAGGAGGTCGGCCACCATGATCGGGTTGATGGCCACGGCCATGGCCTTGGTCATGACGGCAGTCCAGATGGCATCGTCGGCGATGCGATCGCAAATTTGTTGCTTTCGCTGCAATAGCTGTTGGTTGACGGTATCAGCATAAAGCAGGGTATTGAGGGCAATCAGGGATTTGCCGTCACGGTGCAAAATCTCCAGAATCTTTAACTTCAGGGCATCCACTTGGGGAGCTCCTCGGCGAGTCTGGGTAATAATTTGGCCATCGGGTCGCTTTACCGCCTCCACTACCAGTGGAGCTGCCGCTGCCATGACAATGTCCTCAGGAGCAATTAGCTCCTGTAGCCGCCGATCTCGCAGCGTCTCATAGATAGCTTGTCGATCGAGCTGGGGATAGTGATCGATCTTGTTAAACACCAGCAGTAGAGGCTTGCCTGCCTGCCGCAGGTTTTCTAAGGCCTGATACTCTACCCGGGTGATATCCCCAGCCACCACAAACAGAATCAAATCCACCTGGCGAGCAATACGTTGGGCCAGAGCCTCTCGCTGTTCCCCAGCCACCTCATCCAGACCAGGGGTATCCACGAGTTCGATCCGAGACTGCCCTATCCCTGGCAGAGAGACTCTGACCAGAGACTGCCCTGGGCTCTCGCTCAGCAGCTCGTGGTGCATCTGCCAGCGACTACTCTCGACCTGCTGGGTTATCCCATGAGTTGGCCCCGTGGCAAACACCGATTGTCCCAGCAGGGCGTTGAGCAACGAGGATTTGCCTCGCCCTACCAACCCGAATACAGCAATATGAATCACTGCTTGCTCCAGCTTGGTCAATAGGCCGGTCAGGCTGGCAATATCATCCTCTAGGCCAGCCCGTTCCCGGGGGGAGAGCTCTAGACGGTCGACCAATTGCTGCAGCACCGCCTGGGCCTCTTGATAGTGGAGGTCTGTCTGTAGGGCATCAAAGTCAGCAATTAAGTCAGCTAATGCTTGTTCGGTTGCTGCTGACCCAGGATCGTTGGCGCCAGTAGAGGAGGATGTCATTGGCCAGGGAGCCTACATGAGCGAATCAGCCATCATCCATAGCCTAGAGCGCCAGGGGCAAACCTTGTCAGCCGGTGAGCCCAGGCTCGACTTCCCTTGAGTTTGGTGGCGATCAGCCCCGGTCAAGGACTATGGTGGGGTCCTTTTCACCATAGCTAATCTCTGGGATAGACGAGAGCCTCTGGTCATAGACGACGGCGTTAGTTTAGCGACTAGTTGTTAACTGGGGGAGTCTGAGAGCGCTAGAGTGGCAGGGCAGCAATAGGCGGTCGATGGTTGCGATTAGGAGCTAGGATTTGGCATACCGTGGTCTAGGGTTGGGGATTGATGAGAGAATGCCTAGTATTCCCAGCCTGTACCCTATGGAGTTTCTCAATTCAGCCCAACAGCAGTGTTACGACCGCATTACTCCCTGGATGCATGATTTGTTCGGGGATGCTGTCTTAACCTTCGAAGATGAGCCCCTATTTATCGTCAACTTTGGCTCGGCGGTAGCCTCTACCCGGGTCATGCCCTGGGATGATGCCGAATCCCTGATTACCACCCGTGCCTATGTGGTTACCGATGTCACCATCACCCCAGAGTTGACCTATTACCTGTTGCGGGAAAACAATGGTATTCAATTTGGTCGCTTTGCCCTAGATGCAGAGAATGATGTCGTTTTAGAGCATAGTCTGGTGGGGTCTACCTGCGATCGCATCGAACTGAAGTACTCTGTGACCACCGTGATTCGCATCGCCGACGACTACGACGACGAAATTGTGGCCCGATGGGGCGGCAAGCGCGCCCTCGATCGCTGGTCTTCCTAGTACAGAAAGGCAGAAGGAAAAGGGCAGAAGGCAGAAGGGGAATTCTCGACGTATCAAGGCTTCTGCCTTGAACCAACAGGGGGGCTATTTCCGCCGACGAGTACTAGTCAGGGAGGTCGCGGGTCTGAGAACGGGGCGGCCTAGACCTTGAGGGCAGACCTGCATCTTTCAGCACAATCTGAGCTACAGTTCTGGAGTATCTATAGCAATAGCCAGCAGTGCCCTGTCACCATTAGTTATTCTATGCAGCGGCAACCCCTTTGGTTCAGCGTCCTCAGCCTGGTCACCCTCGCCTTCGTCGCCCTGGTAGTTGGCATTCTGCCCCAGCCGCTCCAACCTGTAGAGTCTCTAACGGGCCTACCCAGCCTCCATCAGTCCGCCGAGGCCGCATTAGTCCCAGCCGTCTCTCAGGAACAGGCAACGACTGACTTGACCGTACCCGCAAGTCACCTTCTGGCCCAGAGCGCCCCCAACTATACCCCCCGCGAAGAAATCGCCTTAGCCGATCCCAGCAACTATGGCGAGCGCTACCTCACCGATGCCTACGGTCGGCCCATCCAGCATGACTTCATCATAGTCATCCACGAAACAGTGGGCTCAGCCCGTAGCGCCATTAATCTCTTTCAAACTCCTCACCCTCGAGATGCCGACCAGGTCAGCTACCATAGCCTGATCAGTCGAGATGGCACGGTCATTTATATTGTTCCTCCAGAAAAGCGGGCCTATGGGGCGGGTAACTCCGTATTTCAGGGACCCAACGGTTCAGAGACGGTGGTAACCAATCCCAATTTCCCCCCCTCGGTCAATAACTTCGCCTACCACGTCTCCCTCGAAACCCCTGCCGATGGCCGTGGCAATGGTCGCAGCCACAGTGGTTACACCCAAGCCCAGTATGAATCGCTAGCCTGGTTGTTGGCCCGTACCGACATTCCCGATAGCCGCATCACCACCCACCGAGCTGTCGATCGCTCCGGCACCCGCATGGATCCCCGCAGCTTTAGTGCCGAGCGCTTCTTTAGCCTGTTGCACCGCTATCCCAGCCGAGCCGGATTGGCCGGCTGATGGCTCAGTGAGCAGCAGGGAGATCGTCCCATTCATAGGGGCGGTTGCGATCGCCCACGATACGATAAAACCTGTCTATCTTGTCAGTAGAGAGTTCCTGCCGCCACCGTTGGTCCAGCTTAATGGTCATCTCCATGTCCT
This portion of the Halomicronema hongdechloris C2206 genome encodes:
- a CDS encoding GNAT family N-acetyltransferase, whose amino-acid sequence is MAHSTFTDAALTIRPLQYRDLDELRQWTADVVDAGEMVASLETIQRLEQVRRWYGPLKVLSLFPNPWQHLFSAFVAERQGQLCGLIQVSPFNRTRSTWQVDRVVVNRSVVPTGAPTFFGDIGSRLLRYCFETIWEARTWIIETNVNSKAALALYRQNGFQPLAQVTYWSIGAEQLADLGGREPDLPNLLPVSNADAQLLYQLDTAAMPPLVRQVFDHQIQDFKTNVLQLLAAGLTNWWQRNEVLNAYVFEPQRKAAIGHFKLVIDRDGQHPHRADLTVHPAYTWLYPELMTQMARVLQPFPSQSLQVTSLDYQPEREEYLVRTQAVPQDHTLLMSRSVWHKMRETKPVTLEGLQLSDVLSGLQPAGKPVPGRMSWSEEWPLSLPSQVAPFRRQRDRWGRSSDHDASEPDASADGSRE
- a CDS encoding CYTH domain-containing protein → MVLSVEASIAAMAQEIERKFLVTGDGWRSQGQRVLYRQGYIPTTDARTVRIRVVGQQGYLTLKGPTAGVTRSEFEYPIPHDEAMAILDILCDPPLIEKWRTRIELEDLIWQIDEFLGANQGLILAEVELTQENQTLQYPSWLGPEVSHDPRYFNVNLARHPYTAWSDAAT
- a CDS encoding DUF697 domain-containing protein; translated protein: MTSSSTGANDPGSAATEQALADLIADFDALQTDLHYQEAQAVLQQLVDRLELSPRERAGLEDDIASLTGLLTKLEQAVIHIAVFGLVGRGKSSLLNALLGQSVFATGPTHGITQQVESSRWQMHHELLSESPGQSLVRVSLPGIGQSRIELVDTPGLDEVAGEQREALAQRIARQVDLILFVVAGDITRVEYQALENLRQAGKPLLLVFNKIDHYPQLDRQAIYETLRDRRLQELIAPEDIVMAAAAPLVVEAVKRPDGQIITQTRRGAPQVDALKLKILEILHRDGKSLIALNTLLYADTVNQQLLQRKQQICDRIADDAIWTAVMTKAMAVAINPIMVADLLGGAAVDVALITTLSRLYGLPMTQTGALNLLRQMALGLGGLPASELLVTFGLSSLKGLLGLSTIATGGLSLPPYLSVALTQAAVAGVSTYGIGQVAKAYLVNGATWGPEGPKAVVSRILNSLDEQSILNRVKTELQTRLERE
- a CDS encoding DUF3727 domain-containing protein, with amino-acid sequence MNEAYDEQVLLMDEDGRSLPCSIEQTFDVDGQRYLLLLPVDAPIEIFVWRQSDGDEVLMDVEEEDIDTLFPTARAVLAEQNLTLQHTAITLTAAGEIPEANDDDCLTLELDEWGTALDGATEDFQILATFFHQDEEYTICTPSDPLLICAHRNAWGQMEIVSPEEFQRIRTQLEDKLFDVLD
- a CDS encoding T3SS (YopN, CesT) and YbjN peptide-binding chaperone 1 — protein: MEFLNSAQQQCYDRITPWMHDLFGDAVLTFEDEPLFIVNFGSAVASTRVMPWDDAESLITTRAYVVTDVTITPELTYYLLRENNGIQFGRFALDAENDVVLEHSLVGSTCDRIELKYSVTTVIRIADDYDDEIVARWGGKRALDRWSS
- the ruvX gene encoding Holliday junction resolvase RuvX, with product MANPLGSAEVSALGLDVGKRRIGVAGCDRTGLIATGLTTVERTSFDRVVQELRSLVESRAVTVLVVGLPYTMGGEMGAQARRVQAFAQRLSAVLQLPVDYVDERLTSVEAEQLIRGDKRSPSRHKALIDRKAAAIILQQWLDQRRTEPSRSSGALPPV
- the mltG gene encoding endolytic transglycosylase MltG; the encoded protein is MRSQTLSRAIFYSLLLPAAVAVAGWQGWAWWSWASAPVEADADTAIQIHIPRGTSGQQIGEDLEAAGLIRSALAWDLWARWQRLRQPQGAFQAGTYALTPSQPLGAIATQIWQGEVLQQTFTIPEGWSRQQMAEFFEAEGFFPAAAFLAATQQLPRHRYPWLPDDLPHLEGLLYPDTYQLPIAGVTPEAIVQQMLDRFEAVALPRYQEATTELNLLEWVTLASIVEKEAVVADERQLIAGVFMQRLQQDMPLGADPTVEYALNIQQTPDQPLTLAQVRTPSPYNTYLNPGLPPTPIASPGLASLEATLNPADTDYLYFVARYDGTHIFSRTLEEHEAAQAKIRAQQADQGSEAAENGAEN
- a CDS encoding peptidoglycan recognition protein family protein; its protein translation is MQRQPLWFSVLSLVTLAFVALVVGILPQPLQPVESLTGLPSLHQSAEAALVPAVSQEQATTDLTVPASHLLAQSAPNYTPREEIALADPSNYGERYLTDAYGRPIQHDFIIVIHETVGSARSAINLFQTPHPRDADQVSYHSLISRDGTVIYIVPPEKRAYGAGNSVFQGPNGSETVVTNPNFPPSVNNFAYHVSLETPADGRGNGRSHSGYTQAQYESLAWLLARTDIPDSRITTHRAVDRSGTRMDPRSFSAERFFSLLHRYPSRAGLAG
- a CDS encoding phytanoyl-CoA dioxygenase family protein codes for the protein MSATRRETLFFRGLYIEVFLRLTKYLDKMRKNPRWFLMAIAGRFGWIRSIVRKMANQANLQQHLSQSDASNFNEVNAVDIADTLKEDGLRLGVTLPDHILQEILEFAYSTSCYGNLNPRLGFLYSEKDELNCETTLFTAQYFNTSLLCPAIKTLAEDPKLVEIAARYLDADPIFTGSRLWWNFVVEDANPYDSNKTITFFHYDLDDYACLRFFFYLTDVDENGGPHVCVRGSHTNKTLPQILWPVKRRKDEDIIACYGSENVISILGPRGFGFAEDTFCYHKATRPLSQDRLILQIQFAIHNYGLHHDLKDPSLLKNIKE